The following coding sequences are from one Triticum dicoccoides isolate Atlit2015 ecotype Zavitan chromosome 4A, WEW_v2.0, whole genome shotgun sequence window:
- the LOC119285521 gene encoding probable glycosyltransferase 5: MMVKPSPMEGACNARRRTASVASDSIAVMAEQHDGKPANGVRWRPHYGCPAAGSTTIPLVFLLLLTGALLLILGPTDSILTLPSLRVVFSNPIHIATAAPPAVPPAAANVSDEDIGLPPPRQLTDLPYSLGRTILDYDARRSAWLAAHPEFPARVPPAGRPRVLVVTGSAPARCPDPDGDHLLLRAFKNKADYCRVHGLEVYYNTAFLDAEMTGFWAKLPLLRSLMMAHPEVELLWWVDSDAVFTDMRFELPWERYAAHNLVLHGWEAKVYEEKSWVGVNTGSILIRNCQWSLDLLHAMAPMGPRGPVRDSYGELFARELSGRPPFEADDQSALIYLLVTQRERWGDKVFFENSYELNGFWELIVDRYEELRREGAWPLVTHFVGCKPCRRYADSYPADRCRLGMERAFNFADDQILRLYGFGHESLNGTAVQRVRNETGGPLDAEDEELGRLLHPTFRAT; this comes from the coding sequence ATGATGGTTAAACCATCGCCGATGGAAGGTGCGTGCAACGCGCGGCGCCGGACAGCTTCTGTGGCTAGCGACAGCATAGCAGTGATGGCGGAGCAGCACGACGGCAAGCCGGCCAACGGCGTGCGCTGGCGGCCGCACTACGGCTGCCCGGCAGCGGGAAGCACCACCATCCCCCTCGTGTTCCTTCTCTTGCTCACCGGCGCGCTGCTCCTCATCCTCGGCCCGACCGACTCCATCCTCACCCTCCCCAGCCTCCGCGTCGTGTTCAGCAACCCCATCCACATTGCCACCGCAGCTCCGCCAGCGGTGCCGCCCGCAGCCGCCAACGTGAGCGACGAAGACATCGGCCTCCCGCCGCCCCGGCAGCTCACGGACCTGCCCTACTCGCTGGGCCGCACCATCCTGGACTACGACGCGCGCCGGTCCGCGTGGCTCGCCGCGCACCCGGAGTTCCCCGCGCGCGTGCCGCCCGCGGGCCGGCCGCGGGTGCTGGTGGTGACCGGGTCCGCGCCGGCACGGTGCCCCGACCCGGACGGCGACCACCTGCTGCTGCGCGCGTTCAAGAACAAGGCGGACTACTGCCGCGTCCACGGCCTGGAGGTGTACTACAACACGGCGTTCCTGGACGCGGAGATGACCGGGTTCTGGGCGAAGCTGCCGCTGCTGCGGTCGCTGATGATGGCGCACCCGGAGGTGGAGCTCCTGTGGTGGGTGGACTCGGACGCGGTGTTCACGGACATGCGGTTCGAGCTGCCGTGGGAGCGCTACGCGGCGCACAACCTGGTGCTCCACGGCTGGGAGGCCAAGGTGTACGAGGAGAAGAGCTGGGTGGGCGTCAACACCGGCAGCATCCTCATCCGCAACTGCCAGTGGTCGCTCGACCTCCTCCACGCGATGGCACCCATGGGGCCCCGCGGCCCCGTGCGCGACAGCTACGGCGAGCTCTTCGCCAGGGAGCTCTCCGGCCGCCCGCCGTTCGAGGCCGACGACCAGTCGGCGCTCATCTACCTGCTCGTCACGCAGCGGGAGAGGTGGGGGGACAAGGTCTTCTTCGAGAACTCGTACGAGCTCAACGGCTTCTGGGAGCTCATCGTGGACAGGTACGAGGAGCTGCGGCGGGAGGGCGCCTGGCCGCTCGTGACGCACTTCGTCGGGTGCAAGCCGTGCCGGCGGTACGCCGACAGCTATCCGGCGGACCGCTGCCGCCTCGGGATGGAGCGCGCCTTCAACTTCGCCGACGACCAGATACTGAGGCTGTACGGGTTCGGCCACGAGTCGCTCAACGGCACCGCCGTGCAGCGCGTCAGGAATGAGACCGGCGGGCCGCTGGACGCGGAAGACGAGGAGCTCGGTCGGCTGTTGCACCCCACGTTCAGGGCAACTTAG